The following proteins come from a genomic window of Paenibacillus sp. CAA11:
- a CDS encoding MFS transporter, whose product MATLFLIIIYLAFISLGLPDSLLGVAWPLMQKDYGAPLDAAGWLFMIVAGGTIVSSLASGRLLNRFGTGKVTFVSCLMTAVALFGFSFSPSLLWLIICCIPLGLGAGSVDAGLNNYVAAHYKAHHMSWLHCFWGVGATMSPIIMSRFIDGNHSWRDGYLTVSIIQFALVVLLFLTLPLWDRIARNKPSKHTELVSEGESQLTELEETDTKPLRIKGVKLALLSFLFYCGVETTMGLWGASFLVNMKEISAATAASWVSLYYGGITAGRFITGFITFKISNKMLIRSGQFLALLGAILLCLPLPASISVAGFLMVGLGLAPIYPCMLHETPARFGHRHSQTIMGYQMAVAYTGSTFMPPILGFLATHTTIGIFPFYVSACAAAMLILSERLNIKLGLTVFRAARNRDTERTL is encoded by the coding sequence ATGGCTACGTTATTCCTGATCATTATCTACCTGGCTTTTATCAGTTTGGGGCTGCCCGACTCCCTGCTTGGGGTAGCCTGGCCGCTGATGCAGAAGGACTATGGGGCGCCGCTTGATGCAGCCGGGTGGCTCTTTATGATCGTCGCCGGCGGAACCATCGTCTCCAGCCTGGCGAGCGGAAGACTGCTCAACCGCTTTGGCACGGGAAAGGTAACCTTTGTCAGCTGTCTGATGACAGCGGTTGCACTGTTTGGCTTTTCCTTCTCCCCTTCGCTCTTGTGGCTGATCATCTGCTGTATTCCCCTTGGACTCGGGGCAGGCTCTGTGGATGCGGGGCTGAACAACTATGTTGCCGCTCATTACAAAGCCCACCATATGAGCTGGCTGCACTGTTTCTGGGGCGTTGGAGCAACCATGAGCCCGATTATTATGAGCCGGTTTATTGACGGTAATCATTCTTGGAGAGACGGCTATCTTACGGTATCTATAATACAATTCGCTCTAGTGGTGCTCTTATTCCTTACTCTTCCGCTGTGGGACCGGATTGCTAGGAACAAGCCATCAAAGCATACTGAGCTTGTCAGCGAAGGTGAAAGTCAGTTGACGGAACTAGAAGAGACGGATACTAAGCCTCTGCGAATTAAAGGGGTAAAGCTTGCACTGCTCTCTTTCTTGTTCTATTGCGGTGTAGAAACAACGATGGGGCTTTGGGGCGCGAGCTTTCTGGTAAATATGAAGGAAATTTCGGCTGCAACTGCCGCGAGCTGGGTCTCTTTGTATTACGGAGGCATCACCGCAGGGCGGTTCATTACAGGCTTCATTACCTTTAAAATCAGCAATAAGATGCTCATCCGCAGTGGCCAGTTCCTTGCTTTACTCGGTGCTATACTGCTGTGCCTTCCGCTGCCCGCTTCCATATCGGTGGCTGGATTTCTGATGGTAGGATTGGGGCTCGCCCCTATTTATCCGTGTATGCTTCATGAAACACCTGCAAGATTCGGGCATCGGCACTCCCAGACCATCATGGGCTATCAGATGGCTGTAGCCTATACAGGGAGCACGTTTATGCCTCCGATTCTAGGCTTCTTAGCGACGCATACCACGATCGGTATTTTCCCATTCTATGTAAGCGCATGTGCTGCAGCTATGCTGATTCTCTCTGAAAGATTGAATATCAAGCTAGGATTGACCGTCTTCAGAGCTGCAAGAAATAGAGATACCGAAAGAACTCTCTAA
- a CDS encoding sugar O-acetyltransferase has product MKTEKQKMLDGELYNAADPELTRERDYARRMARIYNQTTEVDGKLRTQLLKELLGSTGENLSIEPNIHFDYGYNIHVGENFYSNYDCTILDVCEVRIGDHCLLGPGVHIYTASHPLDPYERSAGPEYGKPVKIGNRVWIGGRAVINPGVTIGDNVVVASGAVVTKDVPDNVVVGGNPARIIKEIQV; this is encoded by the coding sequence ATGAAGACAGAAAAGCAAAAAATGTTAGACGGAGAACTGTATAATGCGGCCGATCCTGAGCTGACACGTGAGAGAGATTATGCCCGGAGAATGGCCAGAATTTATAACCAAACAACAGAGGTGGATGGGAAACTGCGCACGCAGCTGTTAAAGGAGCTCCTGGGATCAACCGGCGAGAACCTAAGCATAGAGCCTAACATTCACTTTGATTATGGCTATAATATCCATGTGGGTGAGAATTTCTACTCAAATTATGATTGCACCATTCTGGATGTATGTGAAGTGCGTATTGGTGATCACTGTCTTCTTGGGCCAGGGGTTCACATCTATACAGCTTCCCATCCGCTAGATCCTTATGAACGTTCAGCCGGTCCCGAATATGGAAAACCCGTGAAGATCGGAAACAGGGTATGGATCGGGGGAAGAGCTGTGATTAACCCGGGGGTTACGATCGGTGATAACGTTGTTGTAGCATCAGGAGCTGTCGTCACGAAGGATGTTCCGGACAATGTAGTCGTGGGAGGCAACCCGGCTAGAATCATTAAAGAAATTCAAGTCTAA
- a CDS encoding ROK family protein: MNPITNNSMRVKKINQELVRQALKSMKQGTKSMVAEATGLSVATCGNILNELHEAGEVIETELEESSGGRPARRYVYNVDYSYVACIFAKIESGRQSLTYGVANLAGEYIERGYQEVKFADSTAIDELLGVLIERHNNIKAVGIGVPGVVHHGVVDICDIEMLRQVPLEAEIREKYEVEVIVENDMNLTVYGFYKKQNYEEDQTLAVATFLQGSFPGAGIMIDGHIHKGKTRFAGEISFLPFGISREEQFNQLQERRTFIPLAAQTIASLTAVINPETVALTGDLVQAADLDEIYRECLRIIPEIHMPLLIVLEEPDEDYMNGLTAMTLESLAYSLQLVEKRR, from the coding sequence ATGAACCCCATAACGAATAACTCTATGCGTGTGAAAAAAATCAACCAAGAGCTGGTCAGACAGGCTCTGAAATCCATGAAACAAGGAACCAAGTCCATGGTCGCGGAAGCGACAGGCCTAAGCGTTGCTACCTGCGGTAATATCCTTAATGAGCTTCACGAGGCGGGTGAAGTGATTGAAACCGAGCTGGAGGAATCCAGCGGCGGACGCCCGGCAAGAAGATATGTCTATAATGTTGATTACTCCTATGTGGCTTGTATTTTTGCCAAGATCGAATCGGGCAGACAGTCACTGACCTATGGGGTAGCGAATTTAGCCGGCGAGTATATAGAGCGAGGATATCAAGAGGTCAAATTTGCCGACAGCACCGCTATAGATGAGCTGCTTGGGGTCTTAATTGAGAGACATAATAATATCAAGGCTGTAGGCATTGGGGTTCCGGGGGTGGTACATCATGGTGTTGTAGATATCTGTGATATTGAGATGTTGAGGCAGGTCCCTTTAGAAGCTGAGATTAGGGAAAAGTATGAGGTCGAGGTTATTGTGGAGAACGATATGAATCTCACAGTTTACGGCTTCTATAAGAAACAGAACTACGAGGAAGATCAGACACTTGCTGTGGCTACTTTTCTTCAGGGCAGCTTCCCAGGAGCAGGGATCATGATCGACGGGCATATTCATAAGGGCAAAACCCGCTTTGCCGGTGAGATTTCGTTCCTGCCCTTTGGAATATCGCGGGAGGAGCAGTTCAACCAGCTTCAGGAGCGCCGGACCTTTATTCCACTGGCCGCCCAAACCATTGCGAGTCTAACTGCGGTGATCAATCCTGAGACGGTAGCTCTGACAGGAGACTTGGTCCAAGCGGCTGATCTGGATGAGATCTATAGAGAATGCCTGAGGATCATTCCCGAAATACATATGCCTCTTCTGATCGTGCTTGAGGAGCCGGATGAGGACTATATGAATGGCTTGACGGCAATGACTCTAGAAAGCTTGGCCTATTCACTTCAGCTGGTGGAGAAGCGGCGTTAA
- a CDS encoding class I SAM-dependent DNA methyltransferase, which translates to MGREFVELFDEWSHNYDLTVLGHDEQYREVFEHYERILNLVVSEAIGTVVEFGVGTGNLTEKLAAAGHTVYGIEPSQGMRDQVLKRGIPFELLDGDFLAFPELPGPVDTITSTYAFHHLTDEEKERAIAHFANLLSDKGKIVFADTVFADPASRRSIEEEVEAKGYFKLLQDLRTEYYTTIAVLNSILTKHGFKARFTRLNKFVWLVVAEREAL; encoded by the coding sequence ATGGGGAGAGAATTCGTAGAGCTATTCGATGAATGGTCTCATAACTATGATCTAACCGTGCTGGGGCACGATGAACAATATAGAGAGGTTTTCGAGCACTATGAACGTATTCTAAACCTCGTGGTCTCAGAGGCAATAGGCACCGTTGTAGAATTTGGTGTTGGTACAGGTAACCTTACAGAGAAGCTCGCAGCTGCCGGCCATACGGTCTACGGCATTGAGCCTTCCCAAGGAATGAGAGATCAGGTCTTAAAGCGGGGCATTCCCTTTGAGCTGTTGGATGGTGATTTTCTAGCGTTCCCAGAGCTGCCTGGTCCTGTAGATACAATAACCAGCACCTATGCCTTTCATCATTTAACGGATGAGGAGAAAGAGCGAGCAATTGCACATTTTGCCAATCTGTTAAGTGATAAAGGAAAGATCGTATTCGCAGACACTGTATTTGCAGATCCGGCCAGCCGTCGCAGTATTGAAGAGGAAGTGGAAGCGAAGGGCTACTTTAAGCTGCTTCAAGATTTACGTACAGAGTACTATACAACGATTGCAGTATTGAATAGCATTTTAACCAAGCATGGATTTAAAGCTCGGTTTACCCGCCTGAATAAATTTGTATGGTTAGTCGTCGCTGAAAGGGAAGCATTATAG
- a CDS encoding oligosaccharide flippase family protein, whose protein sequence is MTIRAGAIIFVKALGLLGKIFMTRTIGTEGVGLYQLAYSFYGLVLMMISGGLPTALAIYTSKSPGEGKTLLKGLSLIILPAGLLFSLMIYLLSVSIARLLGYPQLDFAIKCLAPAVFVVPLLGLLRGYLQGNERYGVIAASEIVEQAIRIGLLMLLIPFFLPAGIVLATGGAMIGTSAGALTALLFLIACYWIFRSDKLAGSVKLPSALADIIKVSLAISLTRLLIPISDFLDAIVIPNRLQASGLSSVEAVEVLGVITGIALVVAYMPTLVTSALTHTMTMKMSADWSRHKFRAFHRKSNQAIETGWVWGIVSSLFLFNFSSEIAGYIFDVPEASTSIRALSFLPLLVGLREITTSILWARNQKNTPFTGLAVGVTVNFVLLYILVGIPGLKLTGIYMGIIALELIATLFNFKALELFSYLKTRGIVFLMDILFFAFLTFLCDLISKRVASSLLNTAVEVALYCVCSYVYLAYRYANLRLKT, encoded by the coding sequence ATGACCATTAGAGCCGGGGCGATAATATTCGTGAAAGCCCTTGGCCTATTGGGGAAGATCTTTATGACAAGAACCATTGGTACGGAGGGAGTAGGTCTATACCAGCTTGCCTATTCCTTCTATGGCTTGGTCTTAATGATGATTTCTGGAGGATTGCCTACCGCCCTTGCTATATATACATCCAAATCACCAGGCGAAGGAAAGACCCTCCTTAAGGGTCTTTCCTTGATTATATTACCTGCTGGTCTTCTGTTTAGCCTTATGATCTATCTGTTATCTGTCTCGATTGCCAGGCTTCTCGGCTATCCTCAGCTTGATTTCGCGATTAAGTGTCTGGCACCGGCTGTATTCGTAGTACCTCTGCTTGGCCTATTGCGAGGCTATTTACAAGGAAATGAGAGGTACGGAGTGATCGCTGCTTCTGAGATTGTAGAGCAGGCGATCCGTATAGGTTTGTTAATGCTGTTAATCCCATTCTTTTTGCCGGCAGGCATAGTGTTGGCAACGGGCGGAGCTATGATTGGAACTTCAGCAGGTGCGCTTACAGCTCTCCTATTTCTCATCGCATGCTACTGGATCTTCCGTTCGGACAAGTTAGCGGGCAGTGTTAAACTGCCTTCAGCCTTGGCAGATATAATCAAAGTCTCCTTGGCGATTTCTCTCACCCGGCTGCTTATACCTATCTCCGACTTTTTGGATGCAATTGTGATTCCTAACCGGTTGCAAGCTTCAGGGTTATCATCGGTAGAGGCGGTAGAGGTTTTAGGTGTAATTACCGGTATAGCTCTAGTTGTTGCCTACATGCCCACCCTGGTAACAAGTGCATTAACACACACCATGACGATGAAGATGTCGGCGGATTGGAGCCGTCACAAATTTAGGGCGTTCCACAGAAAGAGCAATCAGGCGATAGAAACAGGTTGGGTTTGGGGAATAGTCTCCAGCTTGTTTTTGTTCAACTTTTCATCGGAAATTGCAGGATATATTTTTGATGTTCCTGAAGCCAGTACGTCCATCCGGGCACTTTCGTTTTTACCCTTATTGGTTGGGTTAAGAGAAATTACGACCAGCATTCTATGGGCCAGGAATCAAAAAAACACCCCATTTACCGGTCTTGCAGTAGGGGTAACCGTAAATTTTGTGCTGCTTTACATTTTGGTAGGAATTCCTGGGCTGAAACTTACTGGCATTTATATGGGGATTATTGCACTCGAGCTGATTGCCACCCTATTCAATTTTAAAGCACTCGAGCTGTTCAGCTATTTAAAAACACGGGGTATTGTTTTCTTAATGGATATTTTGTTCTTTGCATTTCTAACATTCCTGTGCGATTTAATTTCGAAGAGAGTGGCTTCTTCGCTGTTAAATACAGCTGTGGAAGTAGCTCTATACTGTGTATGCTCCTATGTTTATCTAGCTTATCGTTATGCGAATTTAAGGTTAAAAACCTGA
- a CDS encoding amidase domain-containing protein yields the protein MDRNIRKLLVMIIIAAFACNSYSHEAYADSLTEREVTEFLQNLYNDRNRLLLDQEQSHIQNYYMVDNRKSRYAFNREIQRAGYLHEWAKQRRVKFVDADGKIRIVRMSQSGDTAKVTLVNSLRLRYQYDDDPSVYHDFGVGTRHSLTLKKKSQSWLLESEWYLDPLEEDPKTIQACDVNFSPVTASAESSKIVNNYNRDRAVAYANKYAGLAWGAGNNQRYNQKYLDYTSRGGDCTNFSSQAIGDPDEGGGLRRSSEWRYIKRTGGTRAWVNTDGFKSFLVRSGYARVLAQGDYIKVVEYMNKASAQGGRSVQSLEAGDLIAYVIGGDIDHFSIVVGFDKQGYPLVNSHTADRYMVPFDLGWDKFTKYQLIHIRD from the coding sequence GTGGACAGAAATATCCGTAAACTCCTAGTTATGATAATAATAGCTGCCTTTGCTTGCAACTCGTATTCCCATGAAGCCTACGCTGACTCTCTAACGGAGAGGGAGGTTACCGAGTTTCTGCAGAATTTGTACAATGATCGAAATCGACTGTTGCTTGATCAGGAGCAGTCACATATTCAAAACTATTATATGGTCGACAACCGAAAAAGCAGGTATGCTTTTAATCGTGAAATTCAGAGGGCTGGGTATCTTCACGAATGGGCAAAACAGCGGCGAGTCAAATTTGTGGATGCTGACGGGAAAATTCGCATCGTCCGAATGAGTCAGTCAGGAGATACGGCAAAAGTTACGCTAGTAAATTCCTTAAGACTGCGTTATCAGTATGATGATGATCCGTCGGTATACCACGATTTTGGAGTTGGCACCCGGCATTCCCTAACACTTAAGAAAAAAAGTCAGTCTTGGCTCTTGGAAAGTGAATGGTACTTGGATCCGCTTGAAGAGGATCCCAAAACGATACAAGCATGCGATGTAAACTTCAGCCCTGTCACTGCTTCTGCTGAATCATCGAAAATTGTAAATAACTACAACAGAGATCGCGCAGTAGCTTATGCAAATAAGTATGCAGGGCTAGCATGGGGGGCCGGTAACAATCAGCGGTATAATCAGAAGTATTTGGATTACACCTCACGGGGCGGAGACTGTACCAATTTCTCTTCTCAGGCTATTGGCGACCCGGATGAAGGTGGAGGCCTGCGCAGAAGTTCGGAGTGGAGGTACATAAAACGGACTGGCGGGACAAGGGCCTGGGTAAACACCGATGGGTTTAAAAGCTTTCTTGTTCGTTCTGGATATGCACGTGTATTAGCGCAAGGTGATTATATAAAAGTCGTGGAATACATGAATAAAGCAAGCGCTCAGGGAGGTCGTTCAGTTCAGTCTCTTGAAGCAGGCGATCTAATTGCTTATGTAATTGGCGGGGATATTGATCATTTCTCCATTGTGGTTGGCTTCGATAAGCAAGGCTATCCTTTGGTGAATTCACATACCGCTGATCGCTATATGGTCCCTTTCGATCTAGGTTGGGATAAATTCACCAAATATCAGTTGATCCATATTCGTGACTAA
- a CDS encoding class F sortase: MKIHNCLPIFIVMLLLCSGCSHSSQPQPVKAVEPKTYRAKTIPEPPHLEKLPTSKESTFKGLIPRKISIPSVNINAVTEPVGFLESGMMDVPKATDRVGYLRPAALPGGEGNAVMAGHVDTYTGPAVFYPLKKLHQGDFVYVIDHYGNKAVFIVEAVKYYPTAQAPIEAIFGPTREHRLNLITCAGRYSRSRREHEGRLIVFTKLHSVVMAPKKTDQGELISGQKYP; encoded by the coding sequence ATGAAGATTCATAATTGCCTGCCCATATTCATTGTCATGTTGCTCCTTTGTTCTGGCTGTAGCCATTCAAGTCAACCACAACCTGTAAAGGCAGTTGAACCGAAAACTTACCGTGCTAAGACTATACCCGAACCACCGCATCTGGAGAAACTGCCGACAAGTAAAGAATCAACATTTAAAGGACTTATTCCTCGTAAAATAAGTATTCCTTCCGTGAATATAAACGCGGTAACAGAACCGGTTGGATTCTTGGAAAGCGGGATGATGGATGTCCCCAAAGCTACGGACCGAGTAGGTTATCTTCGTCCTGCAGCTCTGCCTGGTGGAGAAGGTAATGCGGTTATGGCAGGGCACGTGGATACCTACACAGGCCCAGCGGTGTTTTATCCTCTAAAGAAACTTCATCAGGGAGATTTTGTATATGTGATCGATCATTATGGCAACAAGGCAGTCTTTATAGTGGAGGCTGTTAAGTATTATCCTACAGCTCAAGCACCTATTGAAGCAATCTTCGGTCCTACTCGGGAGCACCGTCTAAATCTAATAACATGTGCTGGTCGCTATAGTAGAAGTCGGCGTGAGCATGAGGGGAGACTTATTGTCTTCACTAAGCTGCACAGTGTAGTGATGGCTCCTAAAAAAACTGATCAAGGAGAACTAATAAGTGGACAGAAATATCCGTAA
- a CDS encoding polysaccharide deacetylase family protein: MQVFASEGQPQRDRAYYEKKGEIIWEVVTPHKLIALTFDDGPHPAQTVEILNLLKQYNVPATFFVIGKQVAENPDVVKRIVAEGHELANHTYSHTFFRLPASSDKVLSEIAKTEEEIYKLTGHRSKYFRPPGGIYDDTIVQVSKQLGLCPVLWSWDQDTRDWSKPGVQRIINKVLKNADNGDIVLFHDRVAGRSQTIQALKTIIPSLQAQGYQMVTVTDLIKFSKSSRF; the protein is encoded by the coding sequence ATGCAAGTATTCGCCTCTGAGGGGCAGCCCCAAAGAGACAGGGCGTATTATGAAAAAAAAGGCGAGATTATATGGGAGGTTGTCACTCCACACAAATTAATAGCTCTTACCTTTGACGATGGGCCGCATCCTGCACAAACCGTTGAAATTCTTAATTTGCTTAAGCAATACAACGTGCCAGCTACCTTCTTCGTGATAGGCAAACAGGTTGCGGAAAATCCTGATGTGGTAAAGCGTATAGTTGCTGAGGGACACGAGTTGGCTAATCATACCTACAGCCACACCTTCTTCAGATTGCCCGCCTCCTCTGACAAGGTTCTCTCTGAGATCGCTAAGACAGAGGAAGAAATCTATAAGCTTACGGGCCATAGATCGAAGTATTTCCGCCCTCCGGGAGGCATATACGATGATACGATTGTACAGGTTTCGAAGCAGCTTGGACTCTGCCCAGTCCTCTGGTCTTGGGATCAGGATACCCGGGATTGGAGCAAGCCAGGGGTTCAAAGAATTATAAATAAGGTGCTTAAGAATGCCGACAACGGGGATATTGTGCTATTTCATGATCGGGTTGCAGGACGATCACAGACCATTCAAGCTTTAAAAACCATCATACCTTCCCTTCAGGCACAAGGTTATCAGATGGTTACGGTTACGGATTTGATCAAATTTTCTAAGTCGTCTAGGTTCTAA
- a CDS encoding Ger(x)C family spore germination protein — translation MMLIRKWGFILLVILFLVLQTGCWSSKEIENLSVYVGIGLDVAEKTPFEESIDEQGGNYPKKDLITVTVQTVPGTSGGAKKQGSGSSPSDQTFLNERLTGDSLFQILRQFSLRRSRPLIGHHLKVVVVSSELARKYSMQQLLDFVLRDNDIRLSTLVMLCQGKAVDALSSKNSSDIPAFYLRGLPQNRYRSNKILPPMSLAKLDAKMQSGTSFMLQNVITFEQEHKLSGAGVFSGKTKKLLGTLNQSDLEGVSWIMGNALAGPLKTYDPRTGQTIVYEIHSSKSKITPIIRQDEISFHVNIKSKGQFMEDWSLANNTPTDKNIERLQEWFEEEVDKQVNQLLQKLQKEYRADVLGFGEQIRIKHPRLWEKVKNHWDDIFAESRITHEVHINIEGYGSIME, via the coding sequence ATGATGCTTATCAGGAAATGGGGCTTTATTTTGCTGGTGATCCTTTTCCTGGTTCTACAGACCGGATGCTGGAGCTCTAAGGAAATAGAGAATCTGAGCGTATATGTAGGTATCGGGCTTGATGTGGCAGAAAAGACCCCGTTTGAGGAGAGCATAGATGAACAGGGCGGGAACTATCCGAAAAAAGATTTGATTACTGTGACCGTTCAAACCGTTCCGGGTACAAGTGGAGGAGCTAAAAAGCAGGGCAGCGGATCTTCTCCATCGGACCAAACCTTTCTTAACGAGAGGTTGACCGGTGATTCATTATTTCAAATTTTACGCCAGTTCTCGCTTCGTCGGAGCCGTCCTCTAATCGGTCATCATCTCAAGGTCGTTGTGGTATCAAGCGAACTTGCACGCAAATACAGCATGCAACAGCTGCTGGATTTTGTTCTTAGAGATAACGATATTCGTCTGAGTACTTTGGTGATGTTGTGCCAAGGGAAGGCAGTGGATGCATTAAGTTCAAAGAATTCCAGTGATATTCCGGCATTTTATTTACGAGGCCTTCCGCAGAATCGTTACCGCTCCAATAAGATTTTGCCCCCTATGTCTCTTGCCAAGCTGGATGCCAAAATGCAATCAGGTACCAGCTTCATGCTGCAGAACGTTATTACCTTCGAACAAGAGCATAAGCTCTCCGGAGCTGGGGTTTTTAGCGGGAAAACGAAGAAGCTGCTTGGCACACTGAACCAAAGCGATCTCGAAGGGGTGTCTTGGATTATGGGGAATGCGCTGGCCGGACCGTTGAAGACTTACGACCCCAGAACAGGCCAGACGATCGTCTATGAAATTCATTCCTCAAAGAGCAAAATTACGCCCATTATTAGACAGGATGAAATCTCATTTCATGTCAATATTAAATCAAAAGGACAGTTCATGGAGGACTGGAGCTTGGCGAATAATACACCAACTGATAAGAACATAGAACGTCTCCAGGAATGGTTTGAGGAAGAGGTGGACAAGCAGGTTAATCAGCTGTTGCAGAAGCTTCAGAAGGAGTATCGGGCTGATGTGCTCGGGTTTGGCGAGCAGATCAGGATCAAGCACCCCCGCCTATGGGAGAAAGTCAAAAACCATTGGGACGATATATTTGCAGAGTCAAGAATTACGCATGAGGTTCACATCAATATAGAGGGATATGGTTCCATTATGGAGTAA
- a CDS encoding GerAB/ArcD/ProY family transporter, with the protein MNQLSQRTGIQLSTTQAAVIIINYMLGAGILTLPRTTTEAVGTPDVWLSMLLSSIIIWIAGMIVVMLCRRYPGETFFEFAPKIVGKWLAVPLGLCVIFYFLLISAFEIRIMAEVTGIYLLEGTPYWAIVMIFILIGYYLIAGGLNAITRLFEIILPITLIFFVIVMLMSLKIFDLNNLRPVLGQGIMPVLRGMKPTLLAFTGYEIMFVVMAFMKQPKRGTRSLVGALLVSIGIYLITIIMVVGGLSVVGVKNKTFPTLDLLRSFELEGLIFERFESLLLVIWIMQIFSTSTITLFAVSLGSTQMTRRKINLFLFIALPLVYLFALMPKSQREAFIMGDMLGNTSIILFGGMPLLLLIADMIRKKVRRSK; encoded by the coding sequence ATGAATCAGCTTTCACAGCGTACAGGGATTCAACTATCAACGACACAAGCAGCAGTTATCATTATTAACTATATGCTGGGGGCGGGCATCCTTACATTGCCCCGAACAACGACTGAGGCTGTAGGGACACCGGATGTATGGCTGTCTATGCTGCTGTCCAGCATTATTATCTGGATAGCGGGTATGATTGTGGTCATGCTATGCCGGAGATATCCTGGAGAGACGTTTTTTGAATTTGCGCCTAAAATCGTAGGAAAGTGGCTGGCCGTTCCGCTGGGATTATGCGTGATTTTTTATTTTTTGCTAATCTCCGCCTTTGAAATTCGGATTATGGCCGAGGTAACAGGGATATACCTACTGGAAGGGACACCTTATTGGGCGATTGTGATGATATTTATTTTGATCGGCTATTACTTGATTGCCGGCGGATTAAATGCGATTACCCGCTTATTTGAAATCATCCTTCCAATCACGCTTATTTTCTTTGTGATCGTTATGCTCATGAGTTTGAAGATTTTTGATCTGAATAACCTTAGACCTGTTCTCGGCCAGGGGATTATGCCGGTTCTCCGCGGAATGAAGCCCACACTGCTTGCTTTTACTGGGTACGAGATTATGTTTGTAGTTATGGCATTTATGAAACAGCCCAAGAGGGGGACACGGTCTCTCGTTGGTGCGCTCCTTGTATCAATCGGAATCTATCTGATTACCATCATCATGGTCGTTGGCGGATTGTCCGTAGTAGGAGTGAAAAACAAGACATTTCCCACTTTGGACTTGCTGCGGAGCTTTGAGTTAGAAGGACTGATTTTCGAACGATTTGAATCTCTATTGCTGGTAATCTGGATTATGCAAATTTTCTCAACCTCCACGATTACCTTGTTTGCCGTGTCTCTCGGAAGCACGCAAATGACTCGGAGAAAAATTAACCTTTTTCTGTTTATAGCTTTACCACTGGTTTATCTATTTGCACTTATGCCGAAAAGTCAGAGGGAGGCTTTCATCATGGGGGATATGCTTGGGAATACATCGATAATATTATTCGGTGGAATGCCGCTTCTGCTGCTGATTGCGGATATGATTCGCAAGAAAGTAAGGCGGTCTAAATGA